The DNA region CGCTAAAATTAAAGAGTTTCTATACGAACCAGAACCTAGAATTTGATAAATTCCCATAACTATTCCGAAATGGTTCTATCTCCTTGCAGGATAAACACATTATCCATACGGTATACACCAATACCAGGAAACCCATCAAAGATGAAATGTAAAGACGGTCTATTCAGTTCAATTTCTTCGGGAAAATTACGTACAATCGTTTCTCCAAAACCTACTATGTGGTATTCCCGTGTCTCTTCAAACAAAAATATGGATATTGAATGAGGTCCACCCGTTCTCACATAACCAAGAGCGGTATTGGAATAAGAACCATTCTCCAATAGATAAATCCCATATTTTCTGGATCTCTCGCCGTCTACTAATCGTTCAGGTCTCATTGCAAACGAAATTACCCGGTCGCTTCTATGACTTTCACCTTCGCTCACGCTTACTAAAATGTCCAATAAATTATCAGCTCCAAGAGGCACATCAATATAACCTTTCCAATTTACAGTATAACCCACACCATCAGATGTTTCGGGCGCAGGGACAAAAGACAACAATCCTGGATAAAACTGAGGGTCATTGGTTGTTTGATTAAGCTGTAACCAATTTGAAGTTTCTCCTTCGCTATTTGTACGACTTACCACTTGCAACATACTATTTGAAGAACCATACCAGTCTATACGATCCCCATCAGGATTACCGGGAAGACTAACATCTGGGAAAGTATTTGAAGTATCCGACTCAAATTTAGCAGTGAGCTTGTATGAGTTTCGACAATTTGATTGAATTGAAATAAGTCCTAAAACAACCAACATATATATTTTAGCTTTTTTCATCTCTTAGATTTTTTACAATTCGATTTATAAATTGGAAAACATTATTATTACAAAAACTAAATATATCTTATTAAAAACTTTTCTATTAGTATAAATGTGCAGTTGGTAGAATATAATATGTAGACACCAGTGATTTAATGTTCAATTGCAATATCAGGTATATCAAAAACATTAGCCGTATCTTTGCGGCATATTAAACATACATGACATTTAAAGATTTAGGTATTGCTTTGCCTATACTCAAAGCTATTGAGGAACAGGGATATACGAATCCCACTCCCATTCAGGAACAAGCCATTCCCATTTTACTCAACAAAAAAGACCTTTTAGGAGTTGCACAGACAGGAACCGGAAAAACGGCCGCCTTCAGTATTCCTATTATTCATCATTTACATACGGATCAAGAGCAGACTAGAGGTAAGCGCCGCATACGCACGCTGATTGTAACCCCTACTCGAGAACTTGCCATTCAAATTGCCGATAACTTTACAGCTTACAGCAAACACACCCGTATTAAGAACACGGTGATTTTTGGTGGCGTTAAACAGCAACGCCAAGTAAACGCATTGCGTAATGGAGTTGATGCCTTAATTGCAACACCAGGAAGGTTATTGGATTTAATGAACCAGAACATTATCTCTTTGCGGGATATTGAATTTGTGGTTTTAGACGAAGCCGACCAAATGTTGGATATGGGTTTTATTCACGATATCAAGAAAATTATCGCGAAGCTGCCCAAACAAAGACAATCACTTTTCTTTTCGGCTACCATGCCTTCAAGTATTGTTGAACTTTCAAAAACGTTATTGGGTGATTTTGAAAGGGTAACCATTAAACCGCAACAGGCTACGGCCGAAAAAGTTGAACAAGGGGTTTATTTCGTTACAAAACCTAACAAACCAAAATTACTGGTCCACCTTATCAATGAGCGTCCTACGGATTCCGTTTTGGTGTTTTCACGTACCAAACATGGCGCAAATAAAATTGTAAAGAAATTAGCCCAGGCCGATATTAAATCCGCGGCCATACACGGTAATAAGTCACAAACTGCCAGGCAGAAAGCATTAGGCGAATTTAAGGACGGAAAACTCCGTGTTTTGATTGCGACCGATATTGCAGCAAGGGGAATTGACGTAGAGGACCTCTCTCTTGTTGTAAATTACGATTTGCCAAATGTACCAGAAACATATGTACACCGTATCGGGAGAACAGGCCGTGCCAGTGCCAGTGGTATTGCATTATCTTTTTGCGATAAGGAAGAGCGCGCTTATTTGAAGGATATTGAAAAGCTCATCAAACAACAAGTACCTCGTATGCCAGAGCATCCGTTTGTAGATGGTGATGAAGGTGAAGCACCTGCAGAAGAAAATAAACCGCGACAAAGACCTAATTCCAACAATTCCAGAAACAATAATAGAAACAGGAATCGCAATAGAAATAGGAACAGAAACAATAACTCGGGAAATTCAAGTAACCGAAATTCGGGAAACCGAAATCGTAATAATTCCAATAGATCCCGTAGGGAAGATTAAATACTAGCGACTCAACTGATTTACTGATTTGCCGCCAATAGACAAGACTTCTTTTCTATTGGCGGTTTTTCTTTGTTCAAAAGTGAAACTTTCCAGAAAAATAATGATTTTATAATTTTCGATTTGAAGAATCACAATCCGAATTACTTACATTGCCATTTCAATAAACAACCTTTACAATCAAATGGCTTTACGAACACTTCTCGCTTCAATTTTCTTTTTAACGATTCACCTTGCACATGCCCAAGACCTGAAGGTAATGAGCTACAACATAAAATATGACAATACCAACGATACGGTCAATAATTGGAATG from Zobellia alginiliquefaciens includes:
- a CDS encoding DEAD/DEAH box helicase yields the protein MTFKDLGIALPILKAIEEQGYTNPTPIQEQAIPILLNKKDLLGVAQTGTGKTAAFSIPIIHHLHTDQEQTRGKRRIRTLIVTPTRELAIQIADNFTAYSKHTRIKNTVIFGGVKQQRQVNALRNGVDALIATPGRLLDLMNQNIISLRDIEFVVLDEADQMLDMGFIHDIKKIIAKLPKQRQSLFFSATMPSSIVELSKTLLGDFERVTIKPQQATAEKVEQGVYFVTKPNKPKLLVHLINERPTDSVLVFSRTKHGANKIVKKLAQADIKSAAIHGNKSQTARQKALGEFKDGKLRVLIATDIAARGIDVEDLSLVVNYDLPNVPETYVHRIGRTGRASASGIALSFCDKEERAYLKDIEKLIKQQVPRMPEHPFVDGDEGEAPAEENKPRQRPNSNNSRNNNRNRNRNRNRNRNNNSGNSSNRNSGNRNRNNSNRSRRED